The following are from one region of the Acidobacteriota bacterium genome:
- a CDS encoding c-type cytochrome produces MKSRMICHSILLLAAIAGSALAQNAGISSGYPTKHDGLAPAEQRGHGLYLRYCVYCHGTFGDGNGDNAAFIDPKPRDFTAATFKCRSTPTGTLPLDSDLINTLIRGVQASNMPSWRPLSEENRQDLVAYIKTFSDRWKTEKPGDPIKIPPETPVTIESIRHGHELFQKMECWKCHGQQGHGDGPSASTLTDSKDQPIRPYNFSQGHNDSRFKCGSENQDLYRIFMTGVDGTPMPSFADVIQPNDAWDLVHYLRTLQTERRSKENDVLKGAGGPSTFKTLENKSENASPSNSTMETHVGGH; encoded by the coding sequence ATGAAGAGCCGAATGATTTGCCACTCGATCTTGCTCCTTGCCGCGATCGCGGGTAGTGCGCTCGCCCAGAATGCCGGGATCAGTTCCGGCTATCCCACCAAGCACGATGGCCTGGCCCCCGCCGAACAGCGCGGTCACGGATTGTACCTGCGGTACTGCGTGTATTGCCACGGTACGTTCGGTGACGGCAACGGCGACAACGCCGCCTTCATCGACCCAAAGCCGCGCGACTTTACCGCAGCTACGTTTAAGTGCCGGTCCACCCCGACCGGGACGCTCCCACTCGATTCGGATCTGATCAACACGCTGATTCGCGGAGTACAGGCCAGCAACATGCCGTCCTGGCGCCCGCTGAGCGAGGAGAACCGGCAGGATCTCGTCGCCTACATCAAAACTTTTTCGGACCGTTGGAAAACCGAGAAGCCCGGCGACCCAATCAAGATCCCGCCGGAGACTCCCGTCACCATTGAAAGCATCCGGCACGGCCATGAACTCTTTCAGAAGATGGAATGCTGGAAGTGCCACGGGCAACAGGGACACGGCGATGGACCTTCGGCCTCGACCCTGACCGACAGCAAGGATCAACCCATTCGTCCGTACAATTTTTCGCAAGGTCACAACGATTCGCGCTTCAAGTGCGGTTCGGAAAATCAGGATCTCTACCGCATCTTCATGACCGGGGTCGACGGCACGCCCATGCCTTCGTTCGCGGACGTGATTCAGCCGAACGATGCCTGGGATCTTGTGCATTATCTGCGAACACTGCAAACCGAACGGCGCAGCAAGGAGAACGATGTCCTGAAAGGCGCGGGCGGTCCGTCAACATTCAAGACGCTGGAAAACAAGTCGGAGAACGCTTCTCCGTCGAATTCCACAATGGAAACGCACGTCGGCGGGCACTAA